Below is a window of Leptospira saintgironsiae DNA.
TCTCATAAAGCAGGATGGACTCATATACTCGATAGCCTTGAGAAATGGCAGATCGGGAAAGTATAATCCGGTACTTTTATCGGCAATACGCCGGAAAACAAAAGAAACAACAACGTAAGGAGAATAAGATGAACGGAATCTATCATAAGATAGGCGTTCGCGCAGGAACTGCAGACGTCATCAAAGCGCTGACGACTAAGGCGGGACTTTCAGGATGGTGGACTAGACAAGTAGAAGGTCCCTTTACAGGTGGGACCTCTGGTGTAGGAGAACCTATCCATTTTGATTTCGGAATAGCGGGAATCGATATGAAAGTGAAAGAACTTTCATCACAACATGTTCGTTGGGAATGTGCAGCAGGACCGGAAGATTGGATCGGTTCTCATATCGATTTTAAATTAAATCCGGGAACCGCGCCTGACGGAGCAGCATTGACACTTATCTATTTTAGGCATCAAGATTGGAAAATAGAAAGTGATTTTACTGCACATTGTAGTATGAAATGGGCAGTTTTCTTACTTAGTCTAAGAGATTTGATTGAAACTGGTACTGGTAAACCAGCACCGGATGATATTAAGATTGATGACTTTAATTAAAAATTTTTGCGCGGGGACGCCTGCGCTGCTTTTGCAAAATTACTTTAATCTTTCCAGAACACCTTTTCGTTTTACGATATTTTTATAATCCCACTGTATTTTCTTAGATTTATTCACCCAACGTTTTAGATCTTTTTTGTTAATTTGATCTGCGCTTGTATAACGGACCTCAGCAGCTTTAAATGTTCCTTCCGGTTCTAAACCTAGTTCATCAAAAGATTGCCCGCTCCAAAAGAGCAATCGAATACAATTTTTAAGTTTGCTATAACCTACAACAGGGTTCCCATCCAAGAACCAGACTGGATGGGCATGCCAGATTTTATTTTCCGCTTTAGGAAGATGAAGATTAATTTCTTGGAATAGAATATCACAAATCTCCTTTTCAATTTTTGTCTGTGAGTTATTATATTTTTGGACTTCTTTATTCATTCGCTTATATTATAGTTTTTTACGAGATTTTGAATTTTGTTGAAGTGCTTCTACAAGTTTTTTTGGAGCAACACCACAATAAGAAACAACTAACATATCTTTAAACAAAACTAAATCAGTTGATTTCATTTCAACGCAGGTCCAGCCCTGCTGACCCCATTTATTTTCTATCGGATAAACAGAACCCTTAGATGCCGCGGAGAAGAAGTCCTGGTCATTTGTATCAAATTTAAGAACGATCTTCTTATTCTCTTGATCCACTGTCGCAAAAATTTTCTTTCTCACTCTGAATGAAATTTTTTCGAAATGAGGTTCTTCCTTTGCTTCTGGAAGTGCCAATGCAAGTTTTCTTATTTTGTCTAAGGATATCATTATGTTTTTAGTTATAGTATAAATATTCGATTCTCAATTTTTCTTTAAAACGACATTAAATAATACCGAAAAAGCTTTCCTATGAAGAATAGTCTGTTAAATTCCCTAAAATGGACTCAAAACAAATCAATATTCAAGCTACAATTGCAGCAGATATTAAAAAAGCCTGGGAATACTACACTGATCCAAAACATATTATTCATTGGAATTTTGCCACTGACGATTGGCAATGCCCTTGGGCAAAAAATGATCTGAGACCTGGTGGTATGTACAGCGCGAGAATGGAAGCTAAGGATGGAAGTTTCGGCTTCGAGTTTGGAGCTATTTACGATACAGTCGTTGATCAGAAAAATTTGGCATATACAATGGGAGATGGTAGAAAGGCAACAGTTAACTTTGAGAATAAAGATAACGAAACAATTGTAACAGTAATCTTTGACCCTGAATCAACGAACCCAGTTGAAATGCAAAGAGGTGGCTGGCAGGCGATACTTGATAACTACAAGAAGTATACAGAGGCCAATTAATATTTAGCCTTTGTTCGAAAGAGATAAATACTCTTACTCCGTAAAGGCAGCAGGAATTATTTCAAATATCTGCTGCCACTTTGTAATAATATAATTATTGGCCCGCTGGTGGTTGCCAGAGTTCAACTTTGTTTCCTTCCGGATCAATAACCCAGCCAAATATTCCATACTCAGATTCTTCTACCTTCTCCATAACTTGACAACCTTCTTCACGAAGTACTTTCAATAATCCATGAAGATCTTCCACTCGATAATTGACCATAAAAGTAGATGTGCTAGGTGCGAAATAAGATCCATCTCCAACTGACCAAGCAGTTGTTCCGTTTACAGGATTGCCAGAAGCGTCAACCCAACGAAATGCCGCGCCACCCCAAGACTGGACATCTATTCCAAGATGAGTTTTATACCAGGAACCTAATTTAGCAGGGTCTTTAGCACTGAAAAAGATCCCGCCAATACCTGTAACTCGTTTCATAGATGCCTCCAAACTACTATAGTTTTTCCGATGCTACACAAGATGGTTTAAAATAGCTAACTAAATGCTATTGACGTATATGAAATTTTTGCTCCAAATTGTTGTGCTGAAACAGACCTTATAAGGAATATTGCCATGAGAAAAATTATTGTACTCGAATTTCTCACTCTTGATGGAGTCATACAAGGCCCAGGTGGCGAAGAAGAAGATACTAGTGGCGACTTTAAATATAGCGGATGGCAAGCTCCAATTTTTGATGATCTTATGGGAACAGTTATGCAGAAGCAGATGAACCTTCCCTTCGATCTACTATTAGGCCGCAAAACATTTGATATTTGGGAACCATATTGGCCCAAACATTCTGACTTTTGGCCGAGTGTCATGTCGGCAACAAAGTATGTTGCATCAAATACCAGGACGACTAGCGAATGGAGGCCTTCCGTATTTTTAAACGGAGACATTGTGGAAAAAATCGGCAACCTTAAAAAAGAAGAAGGACCAGATTTACACGTTTACGGAAGCGCTAATCTAGTTCAGACATTGATGAAGCATGACTTCGTTGACGAATTTTGGCTAAAGATATATCCACTAACGTTAGGAAGTGGAAAACGGTTATTTGTAGAAGGCACAATTCCTGCGATGTTCAAGGTGACTGAAAGCCAAATCTCTCCAAATGGAGTCATTATTGCGAATTACAAACGTGAAGGTGATATTAAAACAGGGAATTTCTAAGGCGCTCACTATCATCCATATTCATTTTGTTATTCTCAAAGAATGTAGCATTATAATCAGAACTTTCTTTTTCTATCTGATAGTTTTCGATTTCTATATTACAATTTTTAGAGAATAAGAGATTAACTTCATTTAAAATTATAGGAAGCGATATTTTATTCTGCATTCAGTTTATAAAGACCAAGACTTGCTTACTTTTTTAATTGGGCTAATAATGAAATAAGATGTTTTCGATCCACAGCCGACATGCCTCGATATAAGCGAGCATTCATCTTTCTTCCGGCTCGAATTATTTTCAAACGTGTATTTTTGCCCGACGTAGTGAGTCGGACCTGGGACTCTCTTGCATCAAGGGATGAACGTTCCTGAATAGCAAGATTTAAATCAACCAGTTTCTGTACCAATGGAGTAACGCTAGACTGATCTCTAAAAATCTGCTTAGCAATTTCTTTCATAGATTGAGGGTGCTCATTTTTAAGTGCGCAAAGAACAGCACCCATCGCAGGAGTTATATTCGTTAATCCAAAACGCAAATAATCCTTTTTCACCTCATCTAAAATTTGATCTCGCAATGCAGTGACTAGGACTAACAACCGATCTTGTTTCATTCTTCTTCTGTTCTCCCTGCCTTCTTAATAGACAGTTTTATACATAC
It encodes the following:
- a CDS encoding toxin, which codes for MNGIYHKIGVRAGTADVIKALTTKAGLSGWWTRQVEGPFTGGTSGVGEPIHFDFGIAGIDMKVKELSSQHVRWECAAGPEDWIGSHIDFKLNPGTAPDGAALTLIYFRHQDWKIESDFTAHCSMKWAVFLLSLRDLIETGTGKPAPDDIKIDDFN
- a CDS encoding DUF1801 domain-containing protein, with product MNKEVQKYNNSQTKIEKEICDILFQEINLHLPKAENKIWHAHPVWFLDGNPVVGYSKLKNCIRLLFWSGQSFDELGLEPEGTFKAAEVRYTSADQINKKDLKRWVNKSKKIQWDYKNIVKRKGVLERLK
- a CDS encoding MmcQ/YjbR family DNA-binding protein; the protein is MISLDKIRKLALALPEAKEEPHFEKISFRVRKKIFATVDQENKKIVLKFDTNDQDFFSAASKGSVYPIENKWGQQGWTCVEMKSTDLVLFKDMLVVSYCGVAPKKLVEALQQNSKSRKKL
- a CDS encoding SRPBCC family protein, whose translation is MDSKQINIQATIAADIKKAWEYYTDPKHIIHWNFATDDWQCPWAKNDLRPGGMYSARMEAKDGSFGFEFGAIYDTVVDQKNLAYTMGDGRKATVNFENKDNETIVTVIFDPESTNPVEMQRGGWQAILDNYKKYTEAN
- a CDS encoding VOC family protein codes for the protein MKRVTGIGGIFFSAKDPAKLGSWYKTHLGIDVQSWGGAAFRWVDASGNPVNGTTAWSVGDGSYFAPSTSTFMVNYRVEDLHGLLKVLREEGCQVMEKVEESEYGIFGWVIDPEGNKVELWQPPAGQ
- a CDS encoding dihydrofolate reductase family protein, yielding MRKIIVLEFLTLDGVIQGPGGEEEDTSGDFKYSGWQAPIFDDLMGTVMQKQMNLPFDLLLGRKTFDIWEPYWPKHSDFWPSVMSATKYVASNTRTTSEWRPSVFLNGDIVEKIGNLKKEEGPDLHVYGSANLVQTLMKHDFVDEFWLKIYPLTLGSGKRLFVEGTIPAMFKVTESQISPNGVIIANYKREGDIKTGNF
- a CDS encoding MarR family winged helix-turn-helix transcriptional regulator codes for the protein MKQDRLLVLVTALRDQILDEVKKDYLRFGLTNITPAMGAVLCALKNEHPQSMKEIAKQIFRDQSSVTPLVQKLVDLNLAIQERSSLDARESQVRLTTSGKNTRLKIIRAGRKMNARLYRGMSAVDRKHLISLLAQLKK